One segment of Cynocephalus volans isolate mCynVol1 chromosome 8, mCynVol1.pri, whole genome shotgun sequence DNA contains the following:
- the PRDM2 gene encoding PR domain zinc finger protein 2 isoform X5 — translation MRDSAEGPKEEEEKPSASALEQPAVLQEVAGQSVLPELVTPPPACESQPEPGEKPEATNCEANDVEEEEEEEDDDDDDELEEEGEEEADRPNENSVKEPEIRCDEKPEDLLEEPKDISEETLEDCPEVAPVIRIPKTKEESNGDIFEAFMFPCQHCERKFTTKQGLERHMHIHISTVNHAFKCKYCGKAFGTQINRRRHERRHEAGLKRKPGPTLQPSEDLADGRVSGESVAPKDELNPPYLGQNCLILNSEKASQETVNSSVIEENGEVKALHPCKYCKKVFGTHTNMRRHQRRVHERHLIPKGVRRKGGLHEEPQPPAEQAQPTQNIYVPSTEPEEEGEADDVYIMDISSNISENLNYYIDGKIQTNSSTSNCDVIEMESNSADLYGINCLLTPVTVEITQNIKTTQVPITDDFPKEPSSSTNSESKKRRTASPPVLPKIKAETDSDPVGPSCSLSLPLSISTTEAVSFHKEKSVYLSSKLKQLLQTQDKLAPPAGISASEIPKLGPVCVSAPASMLPVTSSRFKRRTSSPPSSPQHSPALRDFGKASDGKAAWTDAVLTSKKPKLESHSNSPAWSLSGRDEKETGSPPCFEEYKISKEWAASSTFSNVCNQQPLDLSSGVKQKAEGTGKTSVPWESVLDLSVHKKPCSESEGKEFKENHSMQQTCSAVKKKKPTTCMLQKVLLNEYNGIDLPIENTADVTRSPSPCKALDAQPDPDLGPDSSFSAPTVESPPDVCPSPTLQTSSLSSGQLPPLLVPTDPSSPPPCPPVLTVATPPPPLLPTVPLPAPSSSTSPHRCPSPLSNATAQSPLPILSPTVSPSPSPIPPVEPLMAATSPGPPTLSSSSSSSSPSSSSSSSSSSSSSFSSSSSFSSPSPPPLSAVSSVVSSGDNLEASLPMISFKQEELESESLKPREEPQSALEQDIVQETFNKNFVCNVCESPFLSIKDLTKHLSIHAEEWPFKCEFCVQLFKDKTDLSEHRFLLHGVGNIFVCSVCKKEFAFLCNLQQHQRDLHPDKVCTHHEFESGTLRPQNFTDPSKAHIEHMQNLPEDPLETSKEEEELNDSSEELYTTIKIMASGIKTKDPDVRLGLNQHYPSFKPPPFQYHHRNPMGIGVTATNFTTHNIPQTFTTAIRCTKCGKGVDNMPELHKHILACASASDKKRYTPKKNPVPLKQTVQPKNGVVVLDNSGKNAFRRMGQPKRLNFSVELSKMSSNKLKLNALKKKNQLVQKAILQKNKSAKQKADLKNAPESSSHICPYCRREFTYIGSLNKHAAFSCPKKPLSPAKKKVSHSSKKGGHSSPASSDKNSNSSHRRRTADAEIKMQNTHAPLGKTRARSSGPAQSPPASSSFRSKQNVKFVASVKSRKPSSSSLRNSSPIRMARITHVEGKKPKAVAKNHSAQLSSKTSRSLHVRVQKSKAVLQSKSALASKKRTDRFSIKSRERSGGPITRSLQLAAAADLGENKREDSSVKQELKDFSYSLRLASRCPSSTAPYVTRHCRKVKAPAAAQFQGPFFKD, via the exons ATGAGAGATTCTGCGGAAG GTcctaaagaagaggaagagaagcctTCAGCATCGGCACTTGAGCAGCCGGCCGTTCTTCAGGAGGTGGCTGGTCAGAGTGTGCTTCCAGAACTAGTTACTCCTCCCCCTGCCTGTGAGTCACAGCCAGAACCAGGCGAGAAACCAGAAGCAACAAATTGTGAGGCGAATGatgtggaggaagaggaggaggaggaggacgacGACGATGATGATGAGTTAGAagaagagggggaggaagaagcTGACAGGCCGAATGAGAATTCTGTGAAAGAACCAGAAATACGATGTGATGAGAAGCCAGAAGATTTATTAGAAGAACCAAAAGATATTTCAGAAGAAACTCTTGAAGACTGTCCAGAGGTAGCGCCTGTTATCAGAATCCCCAAAACTAAAGAAGAGTCTAATGGTGATATATTTGAAGCATTCATGTTTCCATGTCAGCATTGTGAAAGGAAGTTTACAACCAAACAGGGGCTTGAACGTCACATGCATATCCATATATCTACAGTCAATCATGCTTTCAAATGCAAGTACTGTGGGAAAGCATTTGGCACACAGATTAACAGGCGGCGGCATGAGCGTCGCCATGAAGCAGGGTTAAAGCGGAAACCCGGCCCAACACTACAGCCATCAGAGGACCTCGCTGATGGCAGAGTATCTGGAGAAAGTGTTGCTCCTAAAGATGAATTGAATCCTCCCTATCTTGGGCAAAACTGTCTGATCTTGAATTCAGAGAAAGCTTCCCAAGAAACAGTAAATTCTTCTGTTATAGAAGAGAACGGGGAAGTTAAAGCACTTCATCCGTGCAAATATTGTAAAAAGGTTTTTGGAACTCATACTAATATGAGAAGGCATCAGCGTAGAGTTCATGAGCGCCATCTGATTCCCAAAGGTGTACGGCGAAAAGGAGGCCTCCATGAAGAGCCACAGCCTCCAGCTGAACAGGCCCAACCCACCCAGAACATCTATGTACCAAGCACAGAgccagaggaggaaggggaagcagATGACGTGTACATCATGGATATTTCTAGCAATATCTCTGAAAACTTAAATTACTATATTGATGGTAAAATTCAGACTAACAGCAGCACTAGTAACTGTGATGTGATTGAGATGGAATCTAATTCGGCAGACTTGTATGGTATAAATTGTCTGCTCACTCCAGTTACAGTGGAAATCACTCAGAATATAAAGACCACACAGGTCCCTATAACAGATGATTTTCCTAAAGAGCCTTCCAGCAGCACAAACAGTGAATCCAAGAAACGGAGAACTGCTAGTCCACCTGTGCTACCCAAAATTAAAGCTGAAACAGATTCTGACCCTGTAGGACCCTCGTGTTCCTTGAGTCTGCCTCTTAGCATATCAACGACAGAGGCAGTATCTTTCCATAAGGAGAAAAGTGTGTATTTGTCGTCAAAGCTCAAACAGCTTCTTCAAACCCAGGATAAACTAGCTCCTCCTGCAGGGATTTCGGCAAGTGAAATACCTAAACTAGGTCCTGTTTGTGTGTCTGCTCCCGCGTCTATGTTGCCGGTGACCTCAAGTAGGTTTAAGAGGCGGACCAGCTCTCCTCCCAGTTCTCCACAGCACAGTCCTGCCCTCCGAGACTTCGGGAAGGCAAGTGATGGGAAAGCAGCATGGACCGATGCAGTTCTGACTTCCAAGAAACCCAAATTAGAAAGTCATAGCAACTCACCAGCGTGGAGTTTGTCTgggagagatgagaaagaaaCTGGAAGCCCTCCGTGCTTTGaggaatataaaatatctaaagaGTGGGCAGCCAGTTCTACTTTTAGCAATGTGTGCAACCAACAGCCTCTGGATTTATCCAGCGGTGTCAAACAGAAGGCTGAGGGTACAGGCAAGACTTCAGTCCCATGGGAATCTGTATTAGATCTCAGTGTGCATAAAAAGCCTTGTAGTGAATCTGAAGGCAAGGAATTCAAAGAAAATCATTCGATGCAGCAAACTTGTAGtgctgtaaagaaaaagaaaccgaCCACCTGCATGCTGCAGAAGGTTCTTCTCAATGAATATAATGGCATCGATTTACCCATAGAAAATACTGCAGATGTGACCAGGAGCCCAAGTCCTTGTAAAGCCCTGGATGCCCAACCAGATCCTGACCTTGGTCCTGACTCTAGTTTCTCAGCCCCcactgtcgagtctccacctgaTGTTTGTCCATCACCCACCCTACAGACATCTTCCCTTTCTTCTGGTCAGCTGCCTCCTCTCTTGGTCCCCACAGATCCCTCTTCTCCTCCACCCTGTCCTCCTGTGTTAACTGTTGCCACtccgccccctcccctcctccctacTGTGCCTCTTCCAGCCCCCTCTTCCAGCACATCTCCTCACCGGTGTCCCTCTCCTCTCTCGAATGCCACTGCGCAGTCTCCACTTCCGATTCTGTCCCCCACggtgtccccctctccctctcccattcCTCCCGTGGAGCCTCTGATGGCTGCCACTTCACCCGGGCCTCCAAcactctcctcttcctcctcttcctcttccccttcttcctcctcctcctcttcctcctcttcctcctcttcgttctcttcttcatcttccttctcttccccttcgcCACCTCCTCTCTCAGCAGTGTCATCCGTTGTTTCCTCTGGTGATAATTTGGAGGCTTCTCTCCCCATGATATCTTTCAAACAGGAGGAATTAGAGAGTGAAAGTCTGAAACCCAGGGAAGAGCCTCAGTCTGCACTTGAACAGGATATTGTTCAGGAAACATTCAACAAAAACTTTGTTTGCAATGTCTGTGAATCACCTTTTCTTTCCATTAAAGATCTAACCAAACATTTATCTATTCATGCTGAAGAATGGCCCTTCAAATGTGAATTTTGTGTGCAGCTTTTTAAGGATAAAACTGATTTGTCAGAGCATCGCTTTTTGCTTCATGGAGTTGGGAATATCTTTGTGTGTTCCGTTTGTAAAAAAGAATTTGCTTTTTTGTGCAACTTGCAGCAGCACCAGCGAGATCTCCACCCAGATAAGGTGTGCACACACCATGAGTTTGAAAGTGGGACTCTGAGGCCCCAGAATTTCACAGATCCCAGCAAGGCCCATATAGAGCATATGCAGAATTTGCCAGAAGATCCTTTAGAAACTTCTAAAGAAGAGGAGGAGTTAAATGATTCCTCTGAAGAACTttatacaactataaaaataatggCTTCTGGAATAAAGACGAAAGATCCAGATGTTCGATTGGGTCTCAATCAGCATTATCCAAGCTTTAAACCACCTCCATTTCAGTACCATCACCGAAACCCCATGGGTATTGGTGTGACAGCCACAAACTTCACCACACACAATATTCCACAGACTTTTACTACTGCCATTCGCTGTACAAAATGTGGAAAAGGTGTTGACAACATGCCTGAGTTACACAAACATATCCTAGCATGTGCTTCTGCAAGTGACAAGAAGAGGTATACCCCTAAGAAAAATCCAGTACCATTGAAGCAAACTGTGCAACCCAAAAATGGTGTGGTGGTTTTAGATAACTCTGGGAAAAATGCCTTCAGGCGAATGGGACAACCCAAAAGACTAAATTTTAGTGTTGAGCTCAGCAAAATGTCATCGAATAAGCTCAAATTAAAtgcattgaagaaaaaaaatcagcttgtCCAGAAAGCAATCCTTCAAAAAAACAAATCTGCCAAGCAGAAGGCAGACTTAAAAAATGCTCCTGAGTCATCCTCTCACATCTGCCCTTACTGTCGTAGAGAATTCACCTACATCGGAAGCCTCAACAAGCATGCGGCTTTCAGCTGTCCCAAAAAGCCCCTTTCTCCTGCCAAAAAAAAGGTTTCTCATTCATCCAAGAAAGGCGGACACTCATCACCTGCTAGTAGTGACAAAAACAGTAACAGCAGCCACCGCAGACGGACAGCGGATGCAGAGATTAAGATGCAAAACACGCACGCTCCTTTGGGCAAGACCAGAGCCCGCAGCTCAGGCCCCGCACAAAGCCCACCGGCCTCCTCGTCCTTCAGGTCCAAGCAGAATGTCAAATTCGTAGCTTCGGTTAAGTCGAGAAAGCCAAGCTCCTCTTCCCTAAGGAACTCCAGCCCGATAAGGATGGCCAGGATAACTCATGTTGAGGGGAAGAAGCCCAAAGCTGTGGCCAAGAATCATTCTGCTCAGCTCTCTAGCAAAACGTCCCGGAGCCTGCACGTGAGGGTGCAGAAAAGCAAAGCTGTTCTACAAAGCAAATCTGCTTTGGCGAGTAAGAAAAGAACAGACCGGTTCAGTATAAAATCTAGAGAACGGAGTGGGGGGCCGATCACCCGAAGCCTTCAGCTGGCAGCTGCTGCCGACCTGGGTGAAAACAAGAGAGAGGACAGCAGTGTCAAGCAGGAGCTGAAGGACTTCAG